The genomic segment TTCGCGATTTTTTGTTAGCCGAGACTACTGACGAAGCGGTGATTCGTTCTATACAATGGGGAATCACTCCGGAGATGGTAGCGGCCGTATCCAAACTCATGTCTAACCAAGATTTGATTTTGGTGAGTCAAAAAATTAGTGTGATCACAAAATTTAGAAATACTCTGGGTTTACGAGGAAGGTTTTCAGTAAGGTTACAACCCAATCATCCCACTGATGATCCAAAAGGAATTGCTGCAAGCCTACTTGATGGACTTCTTTTGGGTAGTGGAGATGCTGTGATTGGAATTAATCCTGCAACAGACAATATTCCCACATCAATTGCTCTTTTGGAAATGTTGGACAACCTGATTCAAAAATATTCGATTCCTACACAGTCTTGTATTTTATCACATGTAACAACTTCGATGGAAGTAATGAAACGAGGAGCACCTCTCGATTTAGTTTTTCAATCGATTGGGGGAACAGAAGATTTAAATAAAAGTTTCGGTGTTAGCCTTTCTATTTTGAAAGAAGCAAGAGAGATGGCGCTTTCTCTCGGCAGGGGAACTGTCGGTGACAATGTTATGTACTTTGAAACGGGTCAAGGTAGTGCTTTGTCTGCCTGTGCCAATCATGGGATCGACCAACAGACGTTAGAAGTAAGAGCCTATGCAGTGGCAAGAGAGTTTTCTCCGCTCCTTGTCAATACAGTCGTTGGGTTCATTGGCCCGGAATATTTATACAATGGAAAACAAATCATCAGGGCGGGTTTGGAAGATCATTTTTGTGGGAAGTTACTTGGACTTCCGATGGGTGTGGATGTTTGTTATACAAACCATGCCGAGGCTGATCAAGATGATATGGACACACTTCTAACTTTATTAGGTGTTGCAGGTTGTACTTACATTATGGGGATCCCGGGTGCTGATGATGTTATGTTGTCTTACCAAAGTACATCTTTTCATGATGCTTTGTACCTTCGCCAAGTTTTGGGATTAAAACCAGCACCTGAGTTCGAACATTGGTTAATCGAGAGAGGGATTTTTTCCAATCAAAATGGATTTTTACCGAAAGAAAATCGGCATTTAACTTTACTCGAAGATTTATTGGGAAACTAGATTTATGACTTTTTTAGACGAATGGAAACAGTTTAGTAATGCAAGAATAGGACTTACACGATTTGGAGGATCAATATCCACCAAAGAAGTGTTAAGGTTTCGGTTGGACCATGCGAGAGCTAGAGATGCTGTCTTGCTCAGTCCCAATTTTATACAGCTACAAGAGGATTTGGGAGTTTTGGGTAAACCAAAAAAAATCCCAACTTTATTTGTAGAAACTAAAGTTCATTCAAAAGAAGAATATTTATTACGACCTGATTTAGGGAAAAAGTTGTCTTCGCAATCACATGAGCTTTTGCAATCGTTAGCTGGCGATTGTGATTTGGTGATTGCCTGTGTGGATGGGCTTTCGGCAAAGGCGCTGGATGAAAATTTGGTTCCCTTTTTAAAGATTTTGATGTCTGCCATTGAGAATAAAGGTTTAACTTTGGGACCTTTGGTATTGGTTAAAGGAGGACGGGTTGCCATCGGAGATGAAATCGGAGAGATTTTGAATACGAAAGTTTCGATTGTTGTGATTGGAGAGAGGCCTGGTTTGTCTTCGGCTGATAGTCTCGGTGTTTATATCACCTATAGCCCGCAAGTTGGTAAAACTGATGAAAGTCGAAATTGTATTTCTAATATTCGACCGACTGGTTTTGGTTTTGAAAGTGCTGTAGCAAAAACCATGTATCTCATAGAGGAATCCATTCGAAGGAAAATCTCTGGTGTTGAATTGAAGGATGAAATGCCTCCAGAGTTTTTGTTAAAATCGAAAGACAATTCATCCCTGATTGATTGACAGAATCCGTCCCTTTGATTTTTAATAGAATCAATTCCGGGAGGAATGGGGTGAAATTCCTCAACTGACGGTGCAACCGTGAATTCTATTTCCAATTTTTGGAAGGAAAAGTCGGATCTTCCCACAAATGAATCGCCCGTAAACGATCATTCGTTCCTAAATTTTCTAAAAGGGCCCCGGATAAATGATTCCGGAATGTCCAATTCTCCACCAAACAGAGATTGTGTGGTTCCGGGTTTAGAGGAGAAACACCTTGGAAAAATCCAAAGTACCCAACAAAAAAAGGTTCGATCAAATGCAAGAATCCCTAAAACACGAGGAGAAAATTTGTCCCAATTGTTCTCGGATATTTGAATGTAAAGTTGGTTCCATTAGTCTCTGTCAATGTACGAAAGTGACCCTTAGTTTGGAAGAGAGGGACTATTTAGCTTTACAATTTGCCGATTGTCTTTGTTACCAATGTATGGAAAAGTTGGCCTTCGAATATAGAATCACAAAATCATATAAGTCAATCACTTGGAATTTTTAAAATTGGATGGAAAAAATATTTAGGTAGTTGTTCTATTTGTTTAGAAGGATGAATTCCGTTTGACTAACATATTCTTTTTGGTGCCTCTGTTTGCTTCCTTGGCAAATGTTAGTTGTTTTATCGAAAACATAACACGTGACCACCGTTTCCATCGTTTACTGAGTGTGTTTTATTTCACCATAGGGGTTCAGAATGCGGCAACAGCTGCGCTTTGCCTTGCACCGGATGAAACTACGGGT from the Leptospira perdikensis genome contains:
- the eutC gene encoding ethanolamine ammonia-lyase subunit EutC; amino-acid sequence: MTFLDEWKQFSNARIGLTRFGGSISTKEVLRFRLDHARARDAVLLSPNFIQLQEDLGVLGKPKKIPTLFVETKVHSKEEYLLRPDLGKKLSSQSHELLQSLAGDCDLVIACVDGLSAKALDENLVPFLKILMSAIENKGLTLGPLVLVKGGRVAIGDEIGEILNTKVSIVVIGERPGLSSADSLGVYITYSPQVGKTDESRNCISNIRPTGFGFESAVAKTMYLIEESIRRKISGVELKDEMPPEFLLKSKDNSSLID
- a CDS encoding ethanolamine ammonia-lyase subunit EutB; this encodes MGYRIILGSKTYFFPELKDLLAKASPHRSGDVLAGLSAVSQEERVAAQMTLADVYLSEFLNVELIPANKDEVTRLILDSHNKENFKLISHLTVGGFRDFLLAETTDEAVIRSIQWGITPEMVAAVSKLMSNQDLILVSQKISVITKFRNTLGLRGRFSVRLQPNHPTDDPKGIAASLLDGLLLGSGDAVIGINPATDNIPTSIALLEMLDNLIQKYSIPTQSCILSHVTTSMEVMKRGAPLDLVFQSIGGTEDLNKSFGVSLSILKEAREMALSLGRGTVGDNVMYFETGQGSALSACANHGIDQQTLEVRAYAVAREFSPLLVNTVVGFIGPEYLYNGKQIIRAGLEDHFCGKLLGLPMGVDVCYTNHAEADQDDMDTLLTLLGVAGCTYIMGIPGADDVMLSYQSTSFHDALYLRQVLGLKPAPEFEHWLIERGIFSNQNGFLPKENRHLTLLEDLLGN
- a CDS encoding cysteine-rich CWC family protein — its product is MQESLKHEEKICPNCSRIFECKVGSISLCQCTKVTLSLEERDYLALQFADCLCYQCMEKLAFEYRITKSYKSITWNF